GAATGCAGCTCCATTAACCCTGCTGTTGACGTAAGGGTCAAAAATGACCCAGGcacttttttaacagcagaaaaaaaacctTCATTGTTTCTAAAATGACCCCAACATTGTAAAAAAGGCTGTACAAATTTAGGGCTGTCCTTACCgagcgttcacaccgaaagcagaGAGAGCaccaaagtagccggaagtcattcattttcaatgagagccggcaaCGATAAGTGGCACGGTGCGGCTTCACCGGTGTGGGCGCCGAGGTGAGTTGAAATCAAgccaactttatggtaatgagctatgacacaGTTCAGTGACAACCAATCGAAATGTTGAAGTCCATCACTTGAGAGGactccagagaacacagtcctgtgaacttggTTCCAACCACAGTTGCTCCCAAGAGTTTGATTACAGCGGTCGTTGAATTTCGAGTTTATTTTCATACAGGGaagttactggtgagttactgatgtgcattaatgttatttatatttttttttcttaaaaaagcaggaatctcatgGTAActacactgaccggccactttattaggtacaccttactagtaacaggttggaaccccttttgccttcagaactgccttaatccttcatggcatagattaaacaaggtactggaaatattcctcagagattttgctccatatggacatgatagcatcacagatttgtctgctgcacatccatgatgcaaatctcccaggtgtacctaataaagtggccgttgagtgtataatgacagtacaaaacagtattgctgcttcagaatcaattcaattcaattcagacCTAAGATGCTTCCTACCTACCTACAGGAACCTACCTACAAAACTACAGACCAGTTCAAAGTTTTAGGAACTTGTGctaaaaatgctgtaaatggaGGATCCTttcaaaaataatgcataaatcatacctgtcaacattgggatgtgaaaataaggcatatgcctagggccagacagaatctgcggatgttttttactatttctgcggagaattttgctaaaaatctgtggatttctgcagaattattttgggagcatcataactaaaaccttaatatgtgaaataaaaaataatatctttttaacttttatttaatgtttaaaatgcaaatccaattagatccactttatttggtaaacaaagcaagtctctcatataatatatctgctaaaagacagaaaatattactgtacaaactgtattgtaaataaatcagatgaatattttcatattagtcaattatattactgtaattatgtttaaaaacggaataaatatagatttacacacatttactcgagtaaataaacagaattaatgacgggctaaaaatctgcagaattctgcggaaaatATGGGGAATTCTGCGCGCCGTGTGGGCCTAGATATACCataaaaaataagggatatgccaccataataagggatatgccccccccccccccttcaaattactaaatatgttcatttggagctgtttcattgtaaataaacagttaaaagtcagtaatgttttattattattatttacaaaagaaaaaataaatagtatatattagcagcaaatacattagcaaacagttcagcttattaaaattaatagctattataatgaaatagattcaagctatcaaatctcattagccgtttcttcactgtataacttacacattctgattaaagagcaacgaatgaatctcttatttgtttagatgtttttcttttcattacattaaataacaggtgtcactttaaaaatgcacacatctgacgttataatgaaagctttcaatTGCTTtcttaactttttatgctcatttaggatgaaattagttgtgtttgaaaaaacctaccaagatcgacatctttagatattattattattattattaattatgtgtatatgtctgtttaaacacgcacccaaaacccagactttcactccgcttcaaatcgcgtgtacagaatgcGTTTGGTAAACAGCgcctatttatcactatggagcgcatcagctgacagtcacgcaccgctatattactgttttgaggattgcatataaaggggagacggcacctgtaatgaaaaggaaagggaatcacgctataaacaaagcgaaagcacagaacagactcacatttaagagcaaggggcggcccctggtggttcggcggtatgggttgcatatagggaggctcggttcttaaaatttaaatgccacttttcagagaaagactgaaaataagggagaaatacgggaaaatacttttacgggattatagcgggatagaactgtaaaatatgggagaatccctgtaaaaacgggagggttgacaggtatgctataaatacattttatttatcaattaactaatatatactaaataaaaaCACAGTTGGTATGAGCACACTTTGCCTGTAAAACACTTGGTGCACTTGCTCATGgggccctatcatatacccgGCGCAATAAAGCGCTGGACTTGAAcagcacgatttgttgctattttcagaccagcacaactgtaattttcacgttttacttaacgttatttaaatagcaaatccatttgcgccacttggactcatgggtgtgaacatttgtaatagtttgcacTGCTATATTGTCcatgttggtgttgtatattacactacactgaaaaaaaatgattcaaggatgattccttggatttactaaaaaaaattttacgttgagtggttgtaaacaatttatatgggctgaatttaaacaaacaaatgaagttgaacattattaaatttaatttgtttaaattcaacacaaataaattgtttgcaacaattttgcatgcaacacttttttcagtgtacagaaaCCTTGCAATAAACcgccagcacattttctgctatttcacAGACTtccatatattatttcttatatattatattatttcaaacgactaaaatgtcaataaaagtcacgttGTTAAACttagcatacacttagtgcaccacttagggggcttccacacaggttatgaatcttgctgatatacactgtgaacatcagctacgctaattattttctttattctccattttccacctggggatactcttcccgaggcccccagactatgcagagtcactgattcgatccaagaccaacgacgagatgatcccaaggtttccatatcctggacctggccgaatcctgaacaactactgcgatggtcatggaggagtggagaacatgagactgtttcctatgacgctccagagacagacgagtcttcgctgaggccagcttccagcctccgccactgagactgcagctctgcacaagacgtttggccagcggagaaattaaaatggtcgtgtccaactgagcctggtttctctcaaggttttttttcttcacttccgcctttagtgaagtttttttttccctctccgctgtcgccactggcttgcatggttcaggatctgtagagctgcgcatcgatggatttgctcttcagtgtttggactctcagtagtgattattaaaccacactgaactgagctaaactgaactgaacttaaacactacaaactgaactacactgttcctatttactgtgaccttttatgtgaagctgctttgacacaatctacattgtataagcgctatacaaataaaggtgaattgaattgaattgaattaaactgtagagttgaatttacaacattaaaagtcgacagagtagaaatcaacatcccataatgcaattcacaaccagaaataaacagaaaacacttgcaatcacaaacattttaattaacagatatttataACCCTGTAGCTGTATATTTATTCACATTACTGCATATCATataatatacattcattttcacaatgcaactattaaataaaaacataccgcataactgtcctacagtaaaatgcagTTCATATTGTTGTAAGTTACaatactgtgtcatttacaaaaacggttaacaatataatgtgtgtgtgttatgaggGTCAAGAGAACGGAGTTGCTCTTAAACGCCCCAAATGTTGACTCTACGCCACCATTTGTGCTCAATAGCCAGTCACAcgacacaaaaacaaacaaattaacccCGAAAACCCACATGCAATGCATTAGCCAACTGAGACGAGGGGCAATTTCACTCCTGTTTGATCTCTGGAGTGTTTCCAGCGTAAAGGACAGCAGTGGTGGATGAAGACGGATATAATGACAGGTTTGTTTGCGCTAATGAGCTGACATCACGCTTGGACGGTTTTCTCAACGCTAGAAAAACGGTAGCGCTCGCTTAGTCGAGAGCCAAGGTAATTTCAGGTGCTTAACTCTCGattttcacactggatgaaagatgcTGAGCTGATGTTGGGTTATGAAGcagaaactattttttttttactgcatttttgcaCTGGTTCAGCTTTAGGCGACGCGAGAAACAGCAATAAAAGCACAGCAAGTATGATGGACTCAGCACATGGAGGGGGATTTAAAGAGGACAGAGCGAGACCCTACTCATAAAACAATCCCCAACATGCTTGAGTGTTcaccataaaacacacacacacacatataattggCTGAAGGAGTAGCCAAGCTCACAGTCAAAACATCAACACAGCGCTGAGTGTGAGAGGagaacatacagctgaagtcataaCAGAATACAGATATGCCCACTGAatacaaacagatcactcagatcataaGGATCAAACAAGTTAGAAATTCAAAGagttcaaagcagggtgaatccgccttcagctactaatAGTGCACCCTGGTGcgggaatcagcttccagaaatgatcagatgggctccaacattaggcacattcaaatcaagactgaaaacacatctgtttagcctgtactgaatgagcactgtgctacgctCCACAGATCGCACTGTTGTGTCTTTATTTtccttttcattcctttaaaacccagtttaacacatttaaatctgttttgATCTGTTTTaaccatttttcttttcttttattttcttatgtaaagcactttgaattactattTTGTCTGatatgtgctatagaaataaacttgtcttgccttgaagtcagaattctcctatgaattttcttttctttttcaattatttcccaaatgatgtttaacagagcaaggaaactttcacagtatgtctgataatattttttcttctggagaaagtcttatttattttattttggcaagaataaaagcagtttttaatttttttaaaaccattttaaggtcaatattattagcccctttaacctttctgtcgtgttcgggtcaaatctgaccgatttacaacttaaatcacttataaatattgtgttatacatctgattgcctcaaggcctcatGATATCCTCCACAATATGCATTTGAAGAtgatgatcatctctttcattaaattttgagtgttttaatcaaccttgttacacctgtggtgttccctggtcaaaagtgaccgccataggaaatgaataggtatccagactatattcattcatcagacagaaaGCATCACTACACACACAACCcctaactcactcactcactcacttactcatttcagactgaacaatgtcttttgcaggtacacgTCTCTTTTACGTGCGtatgtgctgatcctccagcctgatctcacaaggaaacttaactactgtattttacattttgtcagattagtggcCAATCCATACGAGTTCATTCAattatgtacaattttaaaaagaggcgtggtGATTTATACAtgtgaaacaggtgattaataattatatgaatgtatgatttcATGCAGCTGTCCCCCcaattttaaaatgtccgctatgcccctgagtacacttgaaggactgaaaatcctcagaacacaggaaaggaCAGCATTTTGTTTGtactttgctggttgataaatcattcagatggattaaaatttcaGTTTCTTTGGTCAGActctgtgatagttattttagagagctgtctattagtaatgaaacaaagtatttcgatttctgtcatctattgttcattttataatatattttcagcgcctatttttattttcattgcagttattttatgtctaatattctataaattcatgtgaaacactactttgagacattgttcacagctaaagaatgttgaataaaaatttggtggagaaaaattatttttgtgctaatataagagcagttaaaacagactaaagtaaggggcaggatgtggacacgacaggagggttaagctatatttgttttggattgtctatagaacaaaccactgttgtacaatgacttgccaaataccctaacttgcctaattaacctagttaagcctttaaatgtcactttaaccctttgactgccgctCTACTAAATGCTTGACCGTGTTTTGGTAACAGTTTAtcttgatggtccatttgagtattagtagactgtctgcttaatatctgttgatactgctccttcaacagacatttaactgactataagaaactttgcaagtacatgtcaacttacactaaccctaacctaacagactacttataatctaataagaattagtcgGCATATAGATggaatgtaacttaattcaacaaacagaccatcaaaataaagtgtgacccatgttttaactgtttaaataatgactgttaaataatggtttacacacacagcattgttggtttacacagaaatcaaacataatcctgttgcactcctacatttaattttgcttttgctgtaaaacaaacaaacaaacaaacaaacaaacaaacaaacaaacaaacaagaaaacatgttaaatgagaattaaAGATGGTTTAGTAttcaacagtgttttattttgaatatttattcaaataaactgGTCCTAGACTGATTTTCCAtggtatatgtattaattctggtacttttaccctGAACCGACATATTAactatttggtagaggttgattatttagaaattatgggatgttttggaaaaaaaaagcattgagtgtgttaattAGCAACAttagagttaagaaatgcaatccaaaaatgtttttcttggtggggtagtcaAAAgcttaggctgaatactagtatcttgaatataaaaataactagacaaacattctgtactgtaatcatgacaaagataaaataaatcagttattagaaatgagttattaaaactgttatgttgaaaaaaatcttttcgttaaacagaaatcggggaaaaatATCCAGGCTAATTCTGACGTCGACAGTAAGCGCTGTTTGTTTATGTCTGtatgttttttatgtaaaaataaataaatgaaaaaagtcatGGCATTTATAAACTGCAACTCTGATGATTTAAAGTGCTTCTTTTAACCTCACTTGTAAGtccctttgaattaaaaaaaggaactttaaaaagttatttctttagttatttccattttttattcagttattttagctatttttaacccaaattaaaatggaaaaaaaatactgAATTACTGAAAAGTTTGATTattctttaaaacacaaattacacattttttatattaatgtcaaattatgcaataatataaatcagtggggtaagaaattaaatatgttactgttaatattaaacttaattcattcattcattcattttcttttcggcttagtcccttatttatcagggatggccacagcagaataaactccaacttatccagcacatgttttacacagcggatgcctttccagcctcaacccagtactgggaaacacacatacacactcattcacatacatacactataatttagttcatccaattcccctatagcgcatgtgtttggactgtgggggaaaccgaagcacccggaggaaacccacgccaacacggggagaacatgcaaactccacactgaaacgccaactgatccagccgggactcaaaccagtgaccttcttgctgtgaagcaaaaGTGCTTACCATCACACAATCGTTAAGTTAACAGAGCAGAGACTTCtggcaatgacttctgggacttccagagcgagttcggtgctcaacgtcactgcttcgctgcgtttgtttggagttcgctgcgtttgtttggagtttagattcgcaatttacatttttatcttaaaatacttcctcattcactaaatatttatctctcctacttggggtgaacaatcccctaacacactcatacaaacaaatctacttttaaacgttctgtttctcgagcatccgcttggtgtttgtagctttagcctgctagcaccgctggtcagctaaagctaccaacccctttcactcatttattttctcactttctggctttgctcttcaccttgtacaatgtcgcttgcgtgtctgtccttgagtgcaggagaggcatcgatggaggcgctggagctggagctggaagcggtggagtcccagattcgctcgctggagacgaagcgagagggcatcagggctctgctcttaacccgtactcgctcgtctgaggtaagtgtccgatacaacgacaatctcccagtttcttcaaccccgcgtgtttctctgtccaggcccagcgcaccgaggacgcggtgcacccaggcgtcgttcacgccgactcccggctaccacggcccctgggtgcaaccgcgtaaggtgcttgccaggtcccggggcagaacgtctcctcctccggtgttcgagatccccacggagaaccgcttcgcccctctccgcgagacgggtcgcgatgttgccatcattggcgactcaatcgtccgccacgtccgctccacttcctccaaaggtaacaaagtacgcactttctgcttccctggtgcccgagttaagaatatttctgcacagatacctactatcctgagcgctgccgagagcctcggtgccgccgtcctccacgtggggacgaacgacaccgggctccggcagacggagatcctgaagaaggacttcaggagcctgatcgagacggttcgacgcacttcgcccgccacgcagatcatcgtttctggaccgcttcctacctaccgccgaggaaatgaaaggttcagtagactttttgctctaaatgaatggctattaacatggtgtgaagaacagaaattgctctttgccaataactggaatcttttctgggagcgtcctaggcttttccgcgctgacgggctgcaccccagtcgagctggagctgaactcctgtcggacaacatcaccagaatacttcgctctatctgactagtaagtaaaaattcacaaaactcacaatttagccacacagactcctattcgtcccacaaaaataacagtaatgcatacctaactaaccacatagagactgtgtctgttcctcgtattattagatcaagaaacaaacgtactgtgtgctccaaaaataatctattaagaattaaaccagaaaaaacacgaaaaagtgaaaatacaaatttcatgaagcttggtctcctaaacatcaggtcactagcacctaaagcacttatcataaatgaaataataacagataacaatcttaatgcactctgtctcactgaaacctggctgaaacaaaatgactatattagtttaaatgaggcaactcctccaggattcttatataaacatgaggctcgtcaaactggtcgtggtggtggagttgcgtcaatctttagtgatattcttaatgttaatcagagaaacggacttatgtttagctcctttgaagtactagcgcttaatgttgtccttccaaacactatgcaaaaacctatgttatctctcgctctaatcaccatatatagacctccaggaccctatgtcaattttctaaaagagttttctgattttatctctgacttactagttaaaactgataaaatactaattgtaggagactttaacatccacatagatgacgctaacgacacgttagggctcgcgtttacggacttgctggtctcactaggaataaagcaaaatgttattggtccaactcatcgcctaaagcatacactagatctaattctgtcttatggaattgaggtcactgatgtagacattataccacaaagtgatgatattacagaccactacctcttactatataagctgtgtttacctgaaattagcagatccgctccgatatatcgtcctagtagaactattgttccatccactaaagatgaatttataaataacttacctgatctttctctacttcgaaatgcacccgcaaacgcaaatgaccttgatgtagtaaccagcagtatggatgccatctttactagcactttaaatactgtggcacccatcaaactaaaaaagactagagagaataaaactacaccgtggtataatagtcatacccgcgctctcaaaacagcaacccgtgccctggaacgtaaatggaaaaaaactaatttagaagtctttagaattgcatacaaagacagtatgtccagctataggagggctttaaaatctgccagggctgagcacctccgcaaactgatagaaaataatcaaaacaatcctagattcttatttaacaccatcgctaaattaacaaataatcggtcatctttggaacaaaacgttccaccgcaaattagtagtgatgacttcatgaattttttcagtgataaaatagaaggctttagacagaaaataggagatattaaactttctgcaccgccttatacttcagatccagtaaacacgcctctgaatctaaataacctacagtgctttaaaatcatacaacaggaagagctagacaaaattataaatagctctaaatcagctacgtgtatattggacccaattccaacaaggttactgaaagaattgctacctgttataggagaacctcttcttaacattatcaactcttctttatctttaggccatgttccaaatccctacaagttagctgttattaaacctattattaagaaaccacaactggaacccagcaacttagctaattataggcctatttcaaaccttccatttatatctaaaatactagaaaaagttgtttctgctcaattatgctcctttctgcagaccaacaatgtttttgaagtgtttcagtcaggtttcagagctcatcacagtacagaaactgcattagtgaaaataaccaacgatttactcttagctgctgaccaagggtgcatctcgctattagttctactcgatcttagtgcggcatttgacaccattgaccatggtatccttattaatcgcttaaagtctacaggtgtccaaggacatgccctacaatggtttaagtcatacttatctgaccgttaccagtttgtaaatataaatggacagccttcacaaatcagcccagtaaaatacggggtgcctcaaggatcagttttaggccctttactgtttacaatatacatgctacccctgggagacattattagaagacatgggatcagctttcactgctatgcagatgatactcaattatatatttcaactaaacctgacgagacgtctaatctgtccaagctaactgagtgtattaaagatgttaaagactggatgaccaacaattatcttctcttaaactcagacaaaacagaattattacttattgggcctaaatcctgtacacagcagatctcacaactcgatctacaattagagggatacaaagttagcgttagttctactataaaagatctgggtgtcatattagacagcaatttaacttttaaaaatcatatttcccatgtcacaaaaactgctttctttcatctgagaaatatagctaagttacgaagtatgctatccatctcagatgcagaaaagctagtccatgcttttatgacttctaggctggactactgtaatgctctgtttgctggctgcccagcatcctctattaacaaacttcaattagtacaaaatgcagctgccagagttctaaccaggtctagaaaatttgatcacatcaccccaattttatcctccttacactggctgcctgttaagtttcgtattgaatttaaaatattgcttcttacatataaagctctaaataatctagctcctgcttatctaaccaatcttctgtctcgctacaatccaactcgctctttaagatctcaaaactcaggacttctggtagtacctcgaatagcaaagtcgagtaaaggaggtcgagccttctcatttatagctcctaaactctggaatagccttcctgataacgtccgaggctcagac
This Danio aesculapii chromosome 5, fDanAes4.1, whole genome shotgun sequence DNA region includes the following protein-coding sequences:
- the LOC130228814 gene encoding uncharacterized protein LOC130228814 — protein: MSLACLSLSAGEASMEALELELEAVESQIRSLETKREGIRALLLTRTRSSEVSVRYNDNLPVSSTPRVSLSRPSAPRTRCTQASFTPTPGYHGPWVQPRKVLARSRGRTSPPPVFEIPTENRFAPLRETGRDVAIIGDSIVRHVRSTSSKGNKVRTFCFPGARVKNISAQIPTILSAAESLGAAVLHVGTNDTGLRQTEILKKDFRSLIETVRRTSPATQIIVSGPLPTYRRGNERLFRADGLHPSRAGAELLSDNITRILRSI